From Brachionichthys hirsutus isolate HB-005 chromosome 7, CSIRO-AGI_Bhir_v1, whole genome shotgun sequence, the proteins below share one genomic window:
- the mrpl2 gene encoding large ribosomal subunit protein uL2m, whose amino-acid sequence MMALSVLATALRSLTLAQTPLLSSQAVAQIKMGTVLPRTVPQCRGFLTSAFLEQNSTLWKQTEKYTVRPIGMKKTGGRDHTGRIRTHGIGGGHKQRHRMIDFQRLRYEEGKEGKPFEEKVVKVRYDPCRSADIALIAGGYRKRWIIATEKMQMGDIVKTSAVIGRMAVAANEGDSYPLGALSVGTLVNNLEIQPGKGAAYIRAAGTSGVLLRKTNGAVIVQLPSKQQVEVLETCMVTVGRVSNIDHNKRSIGKAGRNRWLGKRPSSGLWQRKGGRFGRKIKPLPPMKSYVNLPSIASI is encoded by the exons ATGATGGCGCTGTCGGTTCTAGCGACAGCTCTGCGCTCCCTGACTCTCGCCCAGACGCCTCTGCTCTCTTCTCAG GCAGTTGCGCAGATTAAGATGGGAACTGTTCTGCCCAGAACAGTCCCCCAGTGCAGAGGCTTCCTCACCTCAGCCTTCCTGGAACAGAACAGTACATTATGGAAGCAGACGGAGAAGTACACCGTCAGACCAATCGGCATGAAGAAGACGGGAGGCAGAGATCACACAG GAAGGATACGGACGCATGGCATCGGTGGCGGCcataaacaaagacacagaatgATAGACTTCCAACGACTTCGCTATGAAGAGGGCAAAGAGGGCAAGCCTTTTGAAGAGAAGGTCGTCAAGGTGCGATACGACCCCTGCAG GTCCGCTGACATCGCCCTCATCGCCGGAGGCTACCGAAAAAGGTGGATTATTGCGACGGAGAAAATGCAGATGGGAGACATCGTTAAAACGTCTGCCGTTATTGGACGCATGGCGG tcGCAGCCAATGAGGGGGATTCATACCCACTGGGAGCGCTGTCTGTGGGGACTCTGGTGAACAACCTGGAGATACAACCAGGAAAGGGCGCAGCGTACATCCGTGCAGCAG GTACCAGCGGAGTTCTGCTGCGTAAAACAAACGGAGCGGTGATAGTGCAGCTTCCGTCCAAGCAGCAGGTCGAG GTCCTCGAGACTTGCATGGTCACGGTGGGACGTGTGTCCAACATCGACCACAACAAGCGTTCGATCGGCAAGGCCGGTCGCAATCGCTGGCTCGGCAAACGGCCTTCCAGCGGCTTGTGGCAGAGAAAGGGAGGCCGGTTCGGACGCAAGATTAAACCGCTGCCTCCGATGAAGAGCTACGTCAACCTGCCCTCGATCGCCTCGATATAA